GCCCACGCGCTTGGCATGGGTTTGGTCGAACACGACAACGAAGGTCGTGTCATCTCAGTGGAGTTTCCCGATTTCCATCTCGTCAACGTCTACACCCCCAACGCCCAAAACGAACTTGCACGACTGCCCTACCGTTTGAAGTGGGACGAAGCCTTTCGTCTTTATGTCAAACGGCTCGAAACCACCAAACCCGTGCTTGCCTGCGGCGATTTCAACGTGGCCCACAAGGAAATCGACATCGCCCGGCCCAAGGAAAACCGCTTCAGTCCCGGCTTCAGCGACGAGGAGCGCGCCAGTTTCACCACCCTGCTCGACAGCGGCTTCATCGACACCTTCCGGCACTTCGACCAGCGTCCACAACAATACTCCTGGTGGAGCTACCGCGCCGGTGCGCGTGGCAAAAACGTCGGCTGGCGCATCGACTACTGGCTCGCCTCCGAAGCCCTCAAACCACGCCTCAAAGCCGCCCGTATCCGTCAGGAAATTCACG
The Phragmitibacter flavus genome window above contains:
- a CDS encoding exodeoxyribonuclease III — its product is MKLVSWNVNGVRACLDKGLREYLHSTNADVVCLQEVKAEQHQADLTWLEGYQVLWNPAVKKGYSGTAVLTRNNFAAHALGMGLVEHDNEGRVISVEFPDFHLVNVYTPNAQNELARLPYRLKWDEAFRLYVKRLETTKPVLACGDFNVAHKEIDIARPKENRFSPGFSDEERASFTTLLDSGFIDTFRHFDQRPQQYSWWSYRAGARGKNVGWRIDYWLASEALKPRLKAARIRQEIHGSDHCPVELEIA